From a single Streptomyces sp. NBC_01264 genomic region:
- a CDS encoding IS256 family transposase has product MLSVVNEDGTTESGISLIDEIVREGARRMLAAALEAEVEQYIAELAGQHDERGRRLVVRNGRHRPRSVTTAAGPVEVAAPRVNDKRVDAGTGERERFSSKILAPWCRKSPKVSEVLPLLYLHGLSSGDFVPALEQFLGGTAGLSPATVTRLTKQWTADHAVFQRRDLAETDYVYVWADGIHPKIRLSQTHSCLLVLMGVRVDGTKELIAIAEGLRESTESWADLLRDCRRRGMRDPVLVTGDGAMGLWRALAEVFPAARHQRCWVHKTRNVMNALPKSAQPGARKALQEIYNAEDRTHAQKAVTAFEKTYGAKWPKAVKKITGEVDELLAFYDFPAEHWIHLRTTNPIESTFSTVKLRTKVTRGAGSPTAALAMVFKLVESAQARWRAVTAPHLVALVRAGNRFENGHLVDQDETLAA; this is encoded by the coding sequence GTGCTCAGCGTAGTCAACGAAGACGGCACCACCGAGTCTGGTATCTCTCTGATCGACGAGATCGTCCGGGAGGGCGCCCGGCGGATGCTCGCGGCAGCCCTGGAGGCCGAGGTCGAGCAGTACATAGCCGAGCTCGCTGGCCAGCACGACGAGCGGGGCCGGAGGCTGGTGGTCCGCAACGGCCGTCACCGGCCCCGGTCGGTGACCACGGCCGCGGGACCGGTCGAGGTGGCCGCGCCGCGTGTGAACGACAAACGAGTCGACGCTGGGACCGGCGAGCGGGAACGGTTCTCCTCGAAGATCCTCGCGCCGTGGTGCCGGAAGTCCCCGAAGGTCAGCGAGGTCCTGCCCCTGCTCTACCTCCACGGCCTGTCCTCGGGTGACTTCGTGCCCGCACTCGAGCAGTTCCTCGGCGGCACGGCCGGCCTGTCACCGGCGACGGTGACCCGGCTGACGAAGCAGTGGACAGCAGATCATGCCGTCTTCCAGCGCCGTGACCTGGCGGAAACCGATTACGTCTATGTGTGGGCCGACGGCATCCACCCCAAGATCCGTCTGTCCCAGACCCATTCGTGCCTGCTGGTCTTGATGGGCGTCCGCGTCGACGGCACCAAGGAGCTGATCGCGATCGCCGAGGGGCTGAGGGAGTCCACCGAGTCCTGGGCGGATCTGCTGCGGGACTGCCGCCGGCGCGGCATGCGCGACCCGGTCCTGGTCACCGGCGACGGGGCAATGGGGCTGTGGCGGGCCCTGGCGGAGGTGTTCCCCGCCGCCCGCCATCAGAGGTGCTGGGTTCACAAAACCCGCAATGTCATGAACGCGCTGCCGAAATCCGCGCAGCCCGGCGCGAGGAAAGCCCTCCAGGAAATCTACAACGCCGAGGACCGCACCCACGCCCAGAAGGCGGTCACCGCGTTCGAGAAGACGTACGGGGCGAAGTGGCCGAAGGCGGTGAAGAAGATCACCGGCGAGGTCGACGAGCTGCTGGCGTTCTACGACTTCCCCGCCGAGCACTGGATCCACCTGCGGACCACGAACCCCATCGAATCAACGTTCTCCACAGTCAAGCTCCGGACCAAGGTCACCCGCGGCGCCGGCAGCCCCACCGCCGCCCTCGCCATGGTCTTCAAGCTCGTGGAATCCGCCCAGGCCCGCTGGCGCGCGGTCACCGCACCCCACCTCGTCGCCCTCGTCCGAGCCGGCAACCGCTTCGAGAACGGTCACCTCGTCGATCAGGACGAGACCCTCGCGGCATGA
- a CDS encoding ABC transporter substrate-binding protein, producing MRRPGKTTRRSAATATLALALGTTACGGATGPASGGELSGQTVTVAGVWTGAEQQSFTKVLDAFTQKTGAKTVFVPSGDNVSTFVGSKIEGGAAPDVVMVPQVGVLRQFAKKGWLQPLSDQTSQTAGSTLAPVWKNYGTVDGTYYGLYFKAAHKSTVWYAPEAFAQAGVTEPKSYGDMLKAGRTLADSGRPAFAIAGEDGWTLTDWFENIYLSQAGPEKYDQLAQHQLKWTDESVVRALTTLGELFKDKQLVAGGAQAALGTDFPSSVAQVFGPEPKAGMVYEGDFVGGVAKGQFGKKLGQDAKFFPFPSVDGGRAPVVSGGDAAVVLKDGKNGKASMQLVEFLASAEAAEVWAGAGGFLSPNNEVDLASYGDETTRDTANSLISAGNSIRFDMSDQAPAAFGGTKGAGEWKLLQDFLRDPSDPQGTAAKLEAEAAKAYGN from the coding sequence ATGCGACGACCCGGCAAGACGACCCGCCGCAGTGCCGCCACCGCCACCCTCGCCCTCGCCCTCGGCACCACCGCCTGCGGCGGCGCCACCGGACCCGCGAGCGGCGGTGAGCTCAGCGGCCAGACCGTCACCGTGGCGGGTGTGTGGACCGGCGCCGAGCAGCAGAGCTTCACGAAGGTCCTCGACGCCTTCACCCAGAAGACCGGTGCCAAGACGGTCTTCGTCCCCTCCGGCGACAACGTCTCCACCTTCGTCGGAAGCAAGATCGAAGGCGGGGCCGCACCCGACGTGGTGATGGTGCCCCAGGTGGGCGTGCTCCGGCAGTTCGCGAAGAAGGGCTGGCTCCAGCCCCTGTCCGACCAGACCTCCCAGACGGCCGGATCCACCCTCGCGCCGGTGTGGAAGAACTACGGCACCGTCGACGGCACGTACTACGGCCTCTACTTCAAGGCCGCCCACAAGTCGACCGTCTGGTACGCGCCGGAGGCCTTCGCCCAGGCCGGCGTCACCGAGCCCAAGAGCTACGGCGACATGCTGAAGGCCGGCCGCACCCTCGCGGACTCCGGCCGCCCGGCCTTCGCCATAGCAGGCGAGGACGGCTGGACCCTCACCGACTGGTTCGAGAACATCTACCTCTCCCAGGCCGGACCGGAGAAGTACGACCAGCTCGCCCAGCACCAGCTGAAGTGGACCGACGAGAGCGTGGTGCGGGCCCTGACCACCCTCGGGGAACTGTTCAAGGACAAGCAGCTCGTCGCGGGCGGCGCCCAGGCGGCGCTGGGCACCGATTTCCCCTCGTCGGTCGCGCAGGTCTTCGGCCCGGAGCCCAAGGCGGGCATGGTCTACGAGGGCGACTTCGTCGGCGGTGTCGCCAAGGGGCAGTTCGGCAAGAAGCTCGGGCAGGACGCCAAGTTCTTCCCCTTCCCCTCGGTCGACGGCGGCCGGGCGCCGGTGGTCAGCGGCGGTGACGCGGCGGTCGTCCTGAAGGACGGCAAGAACGGCAAGGCCAGCATGCAGTTGGTCGAGTTCCTGGCCAGCGCCGAAGCCGCCGAGGTCTGGGCCGGCGCGGGCGGCTTCCTGTCCCCGAACAACGAGGTCGACTTGGCCTCATACGGCGACGAGACGACGCGCGACACCGCCAACTCGCTGATCTCGGCGGGCAATTCGATCCGCTTCGACATGTCGGACCAGGCCCCGGCCGCGTTCGGCGGCACCAAGGGCGCCGGTGAGTGGAAGCTCCTCCAGGACTTCCTGCGCGACCCCTCGGACCCGCAGGGCACCGCCGCCAAGCTCGAGGCCGAGGCCGCCAAGGCCTACGGGAACTGA
- a CDS encoding glycoside hydrolase family 13 protein, whose protein sequence is MLSTLPAGTGHPSHSAAPSAPWWRDAVIYQVYVRSFLDSTGDGVGDLAGVRAGLPYVRKLGVDGIWLSPFYPSPQHDHGYDVADYCGVDPVYGDLAEFDRLVSDAHRLGLRLLLDIVPNHCSSEHPWFREALAAAPGSAARSRFHFAAGRGPEGEEPPNNWHAMFGGPAWSRTTRADGTPGEWYLHLFTPEQPDLNWRDPVVGDDFERVLRFWLDRGVDGFRIDVAAGLFKHPELPDSDDPAADERARDAVNQLAWNQPEVHGVWRRWRSVCEEYTARDGHERLLVGEVSVPTAREHAEYVRPDELHQAFFFDLLSAPWDADSFRTTITEAIRDIAATGSTVTWVLNNHDQVRTVTRYAGEPGVEGSGLGAARARAAALLMLALPGAAYVYQGEELGLPEVLDLADEALTDPIFRRTGSRKHVRDGCRVPMPWSGHTSPFGFSQQTAGVKPWLPQPEWFAEHATDRALADTRSFWHLYRDGLQLRRTLPQLGDGTLRWLDSPPQVLAVVRGDGLICAVNFGTEPVPAPVPGTPLLASGPCPDGVLPAATAAWWAGEYPAPGPATPQP, encoded by the coding sequence ATGCTCAGCACCCTTCCGGCCGGTACCGGTCACCCCTCCCACAGCGCCGCCCCTTCCGCGCCTTGGTGGCGCGACGCGGTGATCTACCAGGTCTACGTCCGCAGCTTCCTCGACAGCACCGGGGACGGCGTCGGCGACCTCGCCGGCGTACGCGCCGGGCTTCCCTACGTGAGGAAGCTCGGTGTCGACGGCATCTGGCTCAGCCCCTTCTACCCGTCGCCACAGCACGACCACGGCTACGACGTCGCCGACTACTGCGGCGTCGACCCGGTCTACGGCGACCTCGCCGAGTTCGACCGGCTGGTGTCCGACGCCCACCGGCTCGGGCTCAGGCTGCTGCTCGACATCGTCCCCAACCACTGCTCCAGCGAGCACCCATGGTTCCGCGAAGCGCTCGCCGCGGCGCCTGGCAGCGCCGCACGCTCCCGCTTCCACTTCGCTGCGGGCCGCGGCCCCGAGGGCGAGGAGCCGCCCAACAACTGGCACGCCATGTTCGGCGGCCCAGCCTGGAGCCGGACCACCAGAGCCGACGGCACCCCCGGGGAGTGGTACCTGCACCTGTTCACACCCGAGCAGCCGGACCTGAACTGGCGCGATCCCGTCGTGGGCGACGACTTCGAGCGCGTGCTCCGCTTCTGGCTGGACCGGGGCGTCGACGGCTTCCGCATCGACGTCGCCGCCGGGCTCTTCAAGCACCCCGAGCTGCCCGACTCGGACGACCCCGCCGCAGACGAGCGGGCCCGCGACGCCGTCAACCAGCTGGCCTGGAACCAGCCCGAGGTGCACGGCGTGTGGCGCCGCTGGCGCTCGGTCTGCGAGGAGTACACCGCCCGGGACGGTCACGAGCGGCTGCTCGTCGGCGAGGTGTCCGTACCCACCGCACGCGAGCACGCCGAGTACGTCCGCCCCGACGAACTGCACCAGGCGTTCTTCTTCGACCTGCTCAGCGCGCCCTGGGACGCCGATTCCTTCCGTACGACGATCACCGAGGCGATCCGCGACATCGCGGCCACCGGCTCCACCGTCACCTGGGTCCTCAACAACCACGACCAGGTCCGGACGGTCACCCGCTACGCCGGCGAACCCGGGGTCGAGGGCAGCGGACTGGGAGCGGCCCGGGCCCGCGCCGCCGCCCTCCTGATGCTCGCCCTGCCCGGCGCCGCCTACGTCTACCAGGGCGAGGAACTCGGCCTGCCCGAGGTCCTCGACCTGGCCGACGAGGCCCTCACCGACCCGATCTTCCGCCGTACGGGCAGCCGCAAGCACGTACGGGACGGCTGCCGCGTACCCATGCCCTGGTCCGGGCACACCTCCCCCTTCGGCTTCAGCCAGCAGACGGCCGGCGTCAAACCGTGGCTTCCGCAGCCCGAATGGTTCGCCGAGCACGCGACCGACCGCGCCCTGGCCGACACCCGTTCCTTCTGGCACCTCTACCGTGACGGCCTCCAGCTGCGGCGCACCCTGCCGCAACTCGGCGACGGCACCCTGCGCTGGCTGGACTCGCCCCCGCAGGTACTGGCCGTCGTCCGCGGTGACGGCCTGATCTGCGCGGTCAACTTCGGCACGGAGCCCGTGCCCGCGCCGGTCCCCGGTACGCCGCTGCTCGCCAGCGGGCCCTGTCCCGACGGGGTGCTCCCCGCGGCGACAGCGGCCTGGTGGGCGGGCGAGTACCCGGCTCCCGGCCCGGCGACCCCGCAGCCGTAA
- a CDS encoding cold-shock protein, whose product MATGTVKWFNAEKGFGFIAQDGGGPDVFAHYSAINSSGYRELQEGQAVTFDIGQGQKGLQAENITPA is encoded by the coding sequence ATGGCTACGGGAACTGTGAAGTGGTTCAACGCGGAGAAGGGCTTCGGCTTCATCGCCCAGGACGGCGGCGGCCCCGACGTCTTCGCCCACTACTCCGCGATCAACTCCTCGGGCTACCGCGAGCTCCAGGAAGGCCAGGCCGTCACGTTCGACATCGGCCAGGGGCAAAAGGGCCTCCAGGCCGAGAACATCACCCCGGCCTGA
- a CDS encoding ATP-binding protein — protein sequence MDTTHLDPAAALSTDSVAQTREATRDFLKALSPAADTDVADSVVLVVSELAANALRHGGGTYALRLTAHPTTIEVAVEDPSCQHPHIRTPDLHHGAGGFGWHMVNDLAHHVVVTPTPQGGKTFRALLPR from the coding sequence ATAGACACGACGCACCTCGACCCGGCGGCCGCACTCTCCACCGACAGCGTCGCCCAGACGCGCGAAGCGACCCGCGACTTCCTTAAGGCGCTGTCGCCGGCCGCGGACACGGATGTGGCCGACAGCGTGGTCCTAGTCGTCTCCGAACTCGCTGCCAACGCCCTGCGCCACGGCGGCGGCACCTACGCTCTGCGGCTGACCGCGCACCCCACCACCATCGAAGTCGCCGTCGAAGACCCCAGCTGCCAGCACCCGCACATACGCACCCCCGACCTGCACCACGGCGCCGGCGGATTCGGCTGGCACATGGTCAACGACCTCGCCCACCACGTAGTCGTCACCCCCACACCCCAAGGCGGCAAGACGTTCCGCGCACTACTCCCCCGATAG
- a CDS encoding ABC transporter permease subunit: MADIMTNRPATGRPAAGGRRLAQRRKRRLAFVFVLPALLLLGALVVYPVLFSFGRSLFDADGDRFVGAANYAAIVQDPATLKAIRNSAVWVVVAPTLLTGLGLMLAVLTEKVRWATAFKLVLFLPMAVSFLAAGIIFRLAYEQDPDRGVLNAAAVAVHDGFDDDAAYPTARPREGHGLTGRAGRPYSTEATVRPGDSIGLGFIGVAPDAMPAGAQTASDPAGTAPGADAIGGVVYLDFAPGGAGTPGRVDPGEKGLPGMKVEAVRDGRVAAATTTAEDGSFRFAGLADGDYIVRLPAANFEAPYQGVNWLGPALVTPAIIGAYLWVWTGFSMVLIGAGLAAIPRDALEAARMDGATESQIFRKITVPLLAPVLTVVFVTLVINVMKVFDLVWIIAPGPVQEEANVLATRMWMVSFGGGDDQGLGSALSMVLLLLVVPAMVFNVRRFRRSGA, from the coding sequence ATGGCTGACATCATGACCAACCGCCCAGCCACCGGTCGCCCCGCGGCCGGCGGTCGGCGCCTGGCGCAGCGCAGGAAGCGCCGCCTCGCGTTCGTCTTCGTCCTGCCGGCCCTGCTGCTGCTCGGCGCGCTGGTCGTCTACCCCGTCCTCTTCTCCTTCGGCCGCAGCCTCTTCGACGCCGACGGCGACCGGTTCGTCGGAGCCGCCAACTACGCGGCGATCGTGCAGGACCCGGCCACCCTCAAGGCCATCCGCAACAGCGCGGTCTGGGTCGTCGTCGCCCCCACCCTGCTCACCGGGCTCGGGCTGATGCTCGCTGTCCTCACCGAGAAGGTGCGCTGGGCGACCGCGTTCAAACTGGTGCTCTTCCTGCCGATGGCCGTGTCGTTCCTCGCCGCGGGCATCATCTTCCGACTCGCCTACGAACAGGACCCGGACCGGGGAGTCCTCAACGCCGCCGCCGTCGCCGTCCACGACGGCTTCGACGACGACGCCGCCTATCCCACGGCCCGGCCTCGGGAGGGCCACGGCCTGACGGGCAGGGCGGGCCGCCCCTACAGCACCGAGGCGACCGTACGGCCCGGAGACTCGATCGGCCTCGGGTTCATCGGGGTCGCACCCGACGCCATGCCTGCCGGCGCGCAGACCGCCTCCGACCCGGCGGGCACCGCGCCCGGCGCCGACGCGATCGGCGGCGTCGTCTACCTCGACTTCGCCCCCGGCGGGGCGGGCACGCCGGGCCGGGTCGACCCGGGCGAGAAGGGCTTGCCCGGAATGAAGGTCGAGGCCGTACGGGACGGCCGGGTGGCCGCCGCCACCACCACGGCCGAGGACGGCTCCTTCCGTTTCGCAGGACTGGCCGACGGCGACTACATCGTCCGGCTGCCCGCGGCCAACTTCGAAGCCCCGTACCAGGGTGTGAACTGGCTCGGTCCGGCGCTGGTGACGCCCGCCATCATCGGCGCCTACCTGTGGGTCTGGACCGGCTTCTCGATGGTCTTGATCGGCGCCGGCCTCGCCGCCATCCCGCGCGACGCACTGGAGGCCGCCCGCATGGACGGCGCCACCGAGTCTCAGATCTTCCGCAAGATCACCGTGCCGCTCCTCGCACCAGTGCTCACCGTGGTCTTCGTGACCCTCGTGATCAACGTGATGAAGGTCTTCGACCTCGTGTGGATCATCGCGCCCGGGCCGGTCCAGGAAGAGGCGAACGTGCTGGCAACCCGCATGTGGATGGTCTCCTTCGGCGGCGGCGACGACCAGGGCCTCGGCAGCGCGCTCAGCATGGTGCTCCTGCTCCTCGTCGTCCCGGCGATGGTCTTCAACGTCCGGCGTTTCCGAAGGAGTGGAGCATGA
- a CDS encoding carbohydrate ABC transporter permease → MSGHSTVERHGASRRAAKVRPAAPPSPPSLSPTFRSSTPGRRGGRISRLLGSSAVQGVLILIALVWITPLAGLLLSSMRSEQDNATDGWWTALTDPSQLSLDNYSALLRDSGIGAAFWNTVLISVPTTVLVVVIAALAGYAFAWLEFPGRDGIFLVVVGLLVVPVQIGLLPVAKLFGAVGLFGTIAGVVLFHVAYGLPFAIFLLRNYFAAIPREMLEAARMDGGSEWRIFSRLVLPLGRPAIASLAIFQFLWVWNDMLVALLFADNESQPLTVALQSQMRQFGSNIGVLAPGAFLSLVVPVIVFFTFQRHFVQGVMAGSVK, encoded by the coding sequence ATGAGCGGCCACAGCACCGTCGAGCGGCATGGCGCGTCCCGGCGGGCGGCGAAGGTCCGGCCCGCCGCACCGCCCTCTCCCCCGTCTCTCTCCCCTACGTTCCGGTCGTCCACGCCCGGGCGGCGCGGAGGCCGCATCTCGCGCCTCCTGGGCAGCTCCGCCGTCCAGGGCGTCCTGATCCTGATCGCCCTCGTATGGATCACGCCGCTGGCGGGCCTGCTCCTTTCCTCGATGCGCTCCGAGCAGGACAACGCCACCGACGGATGGTGGACGGCGCTCACCGACCCCTCTCAGCTGTCCCTGGACAACTACTCCGCCCTGCTGAGGGATTCCGGCATCGGGGCGGCCTTCTGGAACACCGTCCTGATCTCCGTGCCGACCACCGTCCTGGTCGTCGTCATCGCGGCACTCGCCGGATACGCCTTCGCATGGCTGGAGTTCCCCGGCCGGGACGGGATCTTCCTGGTGGTCGTCGGGCTCCTCGTGGTGCCGGTGCAGATCGGGTTGCTGCCCGTGGCGAAACTCTTCGGCGCGGTGGGCCTGTTCGGGACGATCGCGGGCGTCGTCCTCTTCCACGTCGCCTACGGACTGCCGTTCGCGATCTTCCTCCTGCGCAACTACTTCGCCGCGATACCGCGCGAAATGCTTGAGGCCGCACGGATGGACGGCGGCAGCGAGTGGCGGATCTTCTCCCGCCTCGTGCTGCCGCTCGGCCGCCCGGCCATAGCGAGCCTGGCCATCTTCCAGTTCCTCTGGGTCTGGAACGACATGCTCGTGGCACTGCTCTTCGCGGACAACGAGTCCCAGCCGCTCACGGTCGCACTGCAGTCCCAGATGCGGCAGTTCGGAAGCAACATCGGCGTCCTCGCGCCGGGGGCGTTCCTGTCCCTGGTGGTCCCGGTGATCGTCTTCTTCACCTTCCAGCGGCACTTCGTCCAGGGCGTGATGGCGGGCTCGGTGAAATAG
- a CDS encoding MerR family transcriptional regulator, which translates to MTADDSYGRLDDDDYPAYTMGRAADMLGTTQGFLWALGEARLITPLRSAGGHRRYSRYQLRVAARARELVDQGTPIESACRIVILEDQLEEAQRINAEYRRNATSTGSPTVA; encoded by the coding sequence ATGACAGCAGACGACTCGTACGGGCGTCTCGATGACGACGACTACCCCGCCTACACCATGGGCCGGGCCGCCGACATGCTCGGCACCACCCAGGGGTTCCTCTGGGCACTCGGCGAAGCCCGCCTCATCACCCCGCTCCGCTCCGCCGGCGGCCACCGCCGCTACTCCCGCTACCAGCTGCGTGTTGCCGCCCGCGCCCGCGAGCTCGTCGACCAGGGCACACCCATCGAGTCGGCTTGCCGCATCGTCATCCTCGAAGACCAGCTCGAAGAGGCCCAGCGCATCAACGCCGAGTACCGGCGCAACGCCACGTCGACGGGTTCCCCCACCGTAGCTTGA
- a CDS encoding IS6 family transposase, producing the protein MSSVVPSYANHRYPVEIIAHCVWLYFRFPLSFREVEEMMLERGVVVSHESIRRWCLKFGQTYANALRRRRPQPGDKWHLDEVFVKVGGVQKYLWRAVDADGNVLDILVQSRRDKAAARRFFRRLLTTTRRVSRVVVTDKLKSYGAAHREVMPSVEHRAHKGLNNRAENSHQPTRQRERAMKGFRSPGSAQRFLSAFTGISPHFRPHRHLMTAGRHRFEMMIRFTIWNHITGAAGMPATA; encoded by the coding sequence GTGTCGTCTGTGGTGCCGTCGTACGCGAATCACCGGTACCCGGTGGAGATCATTGCGCACTGTGTGTGGCTGTACTTCCGCTTCCCGCTCAGCTTCCGTGAGGTGGAGGAGATGATGCTCGAGCGCGGCGTAGTCGTGTCCCACGAGAGCATCCGCCGGTGGTGCCTGAAGTTTGGGCAGACCTACGCCAACGCCCTGCGCCGACGGCGTCCGCAGCCCGGCGATAAATGGCATCTCGACGAGGTGTTCGTCAAAGTCGGCGGGGTGCAGAAGTACCTGTGGCGGGCGGTCGATGCAGACGGGAACGTCCTGGACATCCTGGTGCAGAGCCGTCGTGACAAGGCTGCGGCCAGGCGTTTCTTCCGCCGGCTCCTCACCACGACCAGGCGAGTGTCGAGGGTGGTCGTCACGGACAAGCTGAAGTCGTACGGGGCTGCGCACCGGGAGGTGATGCCTTCGGTCGAGCACCGTGCGCACAAGGGGTTGAACAACCGGGCGGAGAACTCGCACCAGCCTACGAGGCAGCGGGAACGGGCGATGAAGGGGTTCCGCAGCCCAGGATCCGCGCAGCGGTTCCTGTCCGCGTTCACCGGGATCTCACCCCACTTCAGACCCCACCGCCACCTTATGACCGCCGGCCGCCACCGCTTCGAAATGATGATCCGCTTCACGATCTGGAACCACATCACCGGAGCCGCCGGCATGCCCGCCACGGCCTGA
- a CDS encoding IS3 family transposase has product MTAPVTESRFTDPEGRGEFLRGRARPATHTLVAFIAEHRDRFGGVEPICRILTEHDCSIHPSTYYAHVKGQPSARAVRNAELTEVLKQIHRENYGVYGVRKMWAALKRAGDPDVARCTVERLMKAAGLSEGGTRQEGHHHGPGRGPARSAGPGPGALTPGFGHRRDLDLDGPGERSPRGMKHYPIEFKADAVALYRSRPGATIKSVAADLGVNTETLRNWIRAADGRRPGAHSVPPAAKQADGDDVQAELAAARKRIRELEEERDILRKAARYFATETRW; this is encoded by the coding sequence GTGACCGCGCCGGTCACCGAATCGCGGTTCACCGATCCTGAAGGCCGCGGTGAGTTTCTTCGCGGCCGAGCTCGACCGGCCACACACACGCTCGTAGCGTTCATTGCCGAGCACCGGGACCGCTTCGGCGGAGTCGAGCCGATCTGCAGGATTCTCACTGAGCACGACTGCAGCATCCACCCGTCCACCTACTACGCCCACGTGAAGGGGCAGCCCTCCGCGCGGGCCGTGCGCAACGCGGAGCTGACTGAGGTCCTCAAGCAGATCCACCGCGAGAACTACGGCGTCTACGGGGTCCGCAAGATGTGGGCCGCCCTCAAGCGGGCCGGCGACCCTGACGTGGCCCGCTGCACCGTCGAGCGGCTGATGAAGGCCGCTGGCCTGTCCGAGGGCGGTACGCGGCAAGAAGGTCACCACCACGGTCCAGGACGCGGACCAGCACGTTCAGCGGGCCCCGGACCGGGGGCCTTGACCCCGGGTTTTGGACACCGGCGAGACTTGGATCTTGATGGTCCAGGAGAACGGAGTCCCCGTGGGATGAAGCACTATCCCATCGAGTTCAAGGCGGACGCGGTCGCGTTGTACCGCTCGAGGCCGGGAGCGACGATCAAGTCCGTCGCGGCCGATCTCGGGGTGAATACCGAGACGTTGCGGAACTGGATCCGGGCCGCTGACGGGCGCCGACCCGGCGCCCACTCCGTGCCGCCGGCCGCCAAGCAGGCCGACGGTGATGACGTTCAGGCGGAGCTGGCCGCGGCACGCAAGAGGATCCGCGAGTTGGAGGAGGAACGCGACATCCTCCGCAAGGCGGCCCGGTATTTCGCGACGGAGACGCGCTGGTGA